In Magnolia sinica isolate HGM2019 chromosome 16, MsV1, whole genome shotgun sequence, the genomic window tggatttaattcacacgtcaactatctacacaaagtgtggatatttgatgaggaagtaaatgcaagaaatatatccagagagaattaggagagatgaACCGAAataagcatgtgcatttaaattagaataaatgaaaacattaatatctatccaatattgaactgtccaaaaatggacaatttgagaatttctatgcatccatgaacacactcaatATATGTCTGGTAACAtggaaatcctcaaatgggtaactgattatcctatactacaacaaaaatataaaaaataattaaatcagttacccattcaatgttgaatagatagtaatgctttcattattcaatttaaatgccacgccaaaatttcggcagcatcacCCCTTATCtttccagaatatattaatcttggatttgattcacacgtcaactatccacacaaagtgtggatatttgatgaggaagtaaatgcaataaatatatccaaagagaattaggagagacgaaccgaaacaagcatgtacatttaaattagaataaatgaaaacattactatctatccaacattgaactgtccaaaaagggacaatttgagaatttctatgcttccatgaacacactcaatctatgtctggcaacatagaaatcttcaaatgggcaactgattatcttatactacaacaacaagaacaaaaaaataaaaatatatctaataggcaattggtataagcatagattaagactaactaacaaaaacagaaaacattTGTGATAAAAGATTCCATGTGGAGCTTTCTAGTATATACTATATACTCATACATGAAGTCCTATTTAAAAGCAAAAGGAAGCCAAGCTAAAGGCATATCAACTTATCTGAATTATCTCAAACCTGTAATAAAAGATAACAATCAAATAATAGTGTCTGAATTATAGTAGAACTAAACATTTACTAACCTTATGGACGGTGTCTACAGTTGTACAGTGTGTAGAAGCCACACAGTTTTATAGAAGTCCAAAAGGTTACCATTACCATCCAATTGGTATAGAGGATCTTAAATAGCAACTGAcatgtatataaacatcaagatcaTATCAACTCGCACTAGAGGACCCCATAGCTCAAATTCATCAAGATGAAATCAAATATCTTTGAAACAGTAAAAACAGGCTTCAAAACTCTTTTGTCTAATTTTGTTTCAAATAGAGAAAAAACTCATCTAAAACCATGACAAGGTACTAGAAATTTTCTCATAAAAAATAGTGCTGTCTGTGGGATGCACCATACTTGTGTTGGCATGGGCCGTGATTTCCAACTGGTCCGGCTTGGCCAGTTAGGAGGCATCCAATTCAAATGAAGGACAATGTGAACAACAGGGTACCAATAATAACCAAACAACCAATGTGGCATGCCCAATTAGACCATGCATCCATGATTCGATTTTAACTTAACCACCACTAACATGGAGGACAAATGTGAACTATGGGGTATCAGTGCTCTCATTCTTATATCATGTGGAACTAGTTGTATCATAAGGTTATGGTAAAACTATTGTATTGGATCCTTCCCTATATACTACTAGTTGGATTATAGCCTTACCATGCAATTAATTTCTTTTGACATGTTAGACCATCCAAACATCTGTCTGGACTATTAATTTATTCTAGCCAAGTCTTTGCAGGTAATGATGCAAGAATCACACCGATAAGAAGAACCCAAGCATCCAAGCAACAACATACAAAACAATTCATATATGTATAGGTCCAAGTATAAATTTGAATTGTCTATTCAATGAAACCTGCTTTGGATTGCTTGTACTTCTAAAGAAATACTTTTGTTAGATGATACAAACCATTCAATCTGTGGCTTCTAAAATGGGTGGTTACAACAAAGATGACCAGCATTTTGAGGTCAAATATCATCCAAACAGTGTAATATTTTTGTAGTGGCTGCCAATAGTTGGCTAGAAGACACGCTAACACATGCACACAGGCACTAGTCGACAACATGCACGTTGCGTGAATGCAACGTCCAACTTGATGAGAACATGTTTGCAAACGGAAAAACTTACCATGAAATCTAACTAAACACTATAATACACGTTGCCAGAAGTGAGTGAGAATGTGAGACTACTAGCATAGCTGCTACTAGACTAGTAGATATCAATATTTGTGGTTTGATCTTtgtgaaagagaaaaaaaatttgtatcccaaaaaaatatatatattattttcaaaTTGGTTACGTTAGTTTTGATATCAAAGCCATTTCCATTCCTTAGGATTTGTTTACCTTTCTTTCCCTTCTTTATTTCCCAATTCTTCCCCATCATCACACCCAATTTTTTCCCCAAAACCCCAATATCCCCTAATTCACTAGCCATAGATTTACAAATTTCCCCAACTTCCTTCACACAAAGACGTAATTTAGCAACTTAACAATAATATCATATAAAGAACTCCATGAGACCCAATACAATTCTATTATGCAAAAAATTCACACCAAAACAGCAACTAGAACAAAGAACGATTGAAGGTCTTCTCTACCCAAATAAAACCCACTTCAGATTTTCCATAAAAATCATGAGAGCACAGTTGTTCAGAGCATAAACaccaaaaagagagagatttggaattcacactgagagagagagagagagagagagagagagagagagagagagagatcacactCGTTGCGGTTGGACGGAAAGACGAGCGAGCTTTGCTGGACGGATGGCAAGAAGAGTAGAGAGGCGGAGGTCCTCTGGTGGTTGGACGGACGgatgagcagagagaggcggacgaccTCTGGTGGTCGGACGGACGgatgagcagagagaggcggacgaccTCTGGTGGTCggacggacggacgagcagagagaggcggatgGCCTCTGGTGGTCGAACGAGCAGAGAGAGGTGGACGGCCTCTGCTGGTCGGACGATCAGAGAGAgagcttagagagagagagagagagagagagagagagagatttggtggggtcGGGCAGGGAGAGAGCGAGCAGCTGGTCGGACGATCAGAGGGAGGGGGACGGCCTCTGCtggtcggacgagagagagagagagagagagagagagagagagagagagagatttggtggggtcGGGCAGGGAGAGAGCGAGCAGGGGAGAGGGTTTGGTGGGGACAGCTGGGGTCGGGCGTTTTCTCAAAAGGGAAAGGGGAAAGCGACCTAGGGTTTTTTTAAAAGGGGTATATATAGTATGGTGAGTCGGgacgggtcgagtcgggtttcggaccgagtcgggccgaacttggACGTATCCGAACTCAGCAcaaactcagtttcgggctgcaGAAACTAGCCCGTCCtaacccgaactcagttccgggtcgggccgagtcgagttttttcgggccgagtcgagcgagttaaccgggctagcctggtttgtgtacacccctagttagtAGTCATGTCGGGGAGAAAGGGACGATGGGTTACGTCAGTTTCCAAATGAAGATTTTGAGTTGGAACGTGAGGGGGCTGTGGTGTAAAGATAAAAGAGTTCAAATTCATGATGTCGGCAGGAGGGCAAGAGCAAGTGATTGCTTTCCAAGAAACTAAATCTCAAGCAATGGACAAGAGATTGCTAGACTCTCTGTGGGTGGTTAAATTTAGGATTGGATGGCCCCTGACGCGTCTGGTTCTGTCGGTGGAGTGCTTATGGCATGGGATGCTAGTATTTAGGGCATGGatatctttgtgtgtgtgtgtgtgtggaggttGAAGAAGAAAATTGGAATCCTAAACCATTCAGATTTGATCTTTCATGGTTAGAGGTGGTGGGCTTCTCAAGTCTTGTTAAAGAATAGTGGAAAATTCCTTCTCCGTGGAAGGATGCATAGGTTTTATTCTAAGTCAAAAGCTGAAGTTGTTAAAACGAAAATTTCGGGAATGGAAGAGGGATGTGCTTGGAAAAAAGAGAATTGGAGACGGAAGAGATATTGTGTAAAATTCAAGAGTTAGATGTAATGGTGGAGTAGGGGGTCATTTAAGAGGAAAATAAAGGCCTTCAAAATAAGCTAAGGGTGGATTACTCTAGCCACCTAATGGAGGAAGAGATTAAGAGGAAGCAGTTGTCTCAAGCCACGTGGCTTTGAGGGGGATAAAAATACTTAGTTTTTCCACTATATAGCAACTGCTCTCGCCAAATGTAACAAGATTAGTAGCATTGAGGTGGATAGGGTTTAGGTGGAGGATAAGGAAAAGGTGTGGGAAAAGTGGTTGAATACTTTAAAAATTTGTTGTCAAATGAGGGATGGTTAAGAATGAAGTTAGACGATATGTCTTTTCTGAGCATTCCCATTGATGTTTCAATGGTGCTTGAGAAGCTGTTTTTGGAGTCGGAAATCAAGACGGCAGTGGAGTATCTGGGGAGGGATAAAGACCCGAGTCAGGATGGGTTCTCTGTCtttctttcaaatttttttttttttgggaggtcATAAAGGACATCTTGTTGTTTTTTGAGGAGTTGCATGACAAAAACCATACAAATTGCAATCTATGGCTCAAATTCTACAGTTTaggtagtgggacccacattagaTGGTTTATGAAAACAATGGCCCTTTCTGGAATTGTGTTCTAACTAGCTGATTTAGTGATATTTAATGGCAGTCATGCTTGTTATTTTATACATGTAGTTTCATCATTTACCAAAAACAACCATTTAAACTAACAAACATTAAAGAAATTTGATGGAAGGTACCTgaatgaagggggaaaaaaaaaaactaaatattaAGTACCTCATTGCAAAGTCAATTAAAAAAATACCCAGATTGTGAAACCCAATTAGTGAGGTACTAACCTATAAAAATCCCTAGAACTTTTATACATTCAAGTAAACATACAGTGCTTGATCAAGCAGTTGCTGAGGCCAACAAACTCTACACATGCTAAGTTGCTAACTGCTGATTAGAGCCCATTAAATGTGGAGCATTGATTGAATTGCTGATTTAGATTGGATGGCTCGGGTCACCTTATAGGAGAGATATTGGGGCATGGCCCATTCCATTGGGGCCCAACAGATCAACAACTTATATTACCAGAAGGTGCGCTCTGCTGTACCATTGCTGaacagaagggaaaaaaaaaactcacacaaTTCGATTGGTAATGCACATGTTACCACATATGCCAACATGGCAGACAgctgaaatatccaagccatccatcaggtggacctcaccaggTGTTACTGTTCAATGATAAAAGGTTGTCCATTCAGTAGATGTGCCATGATGTTAGAAGTTGACAGGTTAGAAAACTTCTGCCAAATTTTTACTGCCATGCATTTGTTCAattaattgtggcccacttgattagtggaCCGACATGAATATTGGGATAGGTACTGTGTGGTGGTACTGTTCAatgatatccaagccatccatcaggtgcaccTCACCAGGTGTTACTGTTCAATGATGGAAGGTTGTCCATTCAGTAggtgtgccatgatattagaagTTGACGGGCTAGAAAACTTCTGCCTATTTTTTAATGCCATGCATTTGTTCAattaattgtggcccacttgattagtaGACTGACCTGAATCTTGGGGTAGGTACTCTGCGTAGTGGTATCCttctgatggatggtttagaattGGTTGTTGCACCTGCCCGCCATGCTGGCATATGGTGGCATGTGCACTTGCGGACTCGTACACACAtgtaggcttagcaaagctctttgaATAATCATCCTTATGTTCAAAGACCTTGCTGCATGCAGATTACAGACGGCCAATCCAATGTCATGTGATGGGGCATACATGATTGAGGAGCAAAGGTACCTCATGTTTGATACAACTAATGTTTTAAGGcatttttcttttaatgatttggAATCTTTTGTGGTTGAGAACTTCAATCTCTATATTTCAGATTGTCACTCAGCACCATCATCGTTCATCCGAGTACAAGCACATGCAAGGTTGACAAGAGGGATCATGCAGAAACTAAAGAACCTCGACCATTCGGATGAAGGGAATGGAGCTCATAATGCCCGAGTTTAGATCATGACCTGACTTTGGTTCCAACACTCAAGCATTTACTTTAAGATATCTGGAGATAAGTCCATCACATGAGAAAGTGATGTGATTAGTCATCAACAAAAGCCTTTGTGTGCTCTACTTAATATTACCTTTGATTAAATGCGATGGGATTTGTATTCATGTGAAAAATATCTACAACTGAAACATCATAACAATGTTATGAATCTAAACCTACGAGCAGATTCGTCTATGTAGCATGTGTGCATTTATCCATTTATGTGTATGTGTTACATATTTGCGGTATATATTGCATTTTAATGCCTGCTGTATTTTTACAGTGTTCATGCATGTTTGCCCGTGCGAGCATGACAAATGATTATTATATAAATGCATACATGTGTGCAGGCTGCATGTCCATCCACCAATGCACATGTTCATGCCAATGTGCCCATGCATACAGTTCAAGCATATTCTACTGCATCCACATGTCCATGTGTGAGGATGAGCATGACTTGTGCATGATTATACATGCTTGAGCGTGATGTGATACTGTGGCATGCTTCCTGACAGAACACCCTGCCTTTGCCGTATACAATGCGGATGCAGCGACAACCAAAAGAAAAGTCATACCGTCGATGATGCCatgttcttttattttcttttatttgttaGTTTGGTATCATTTCATTTTCTGGTTATGCACATAGCTCCACTGAACCGATGGTTTGCAGCTTGATAGATCATTGCCATCAGATAGCAATGAGGCCCACAATTTGATAGGGAGGTTGGGGCCGACTGAGCAAATTTGCACGGGGAAAAAGGTAAGGGTCCCACTATCCGGTCATCCTTTTATGTTGATCAGCGGCTGTGCAAGGACATTCTGGTGCATATGCCACACTATATCAGGAGATACATGCATGGAAGATTAACAAAACATAAGAAAATGGATATCACTTTAAAATAATCCAAGCCAAGTCACGACAATGCAGGTAAATGCATGGCATCTCTTGGAAGGAGGACAAAACAAAGAGAACCATTTCGACCGAAGCCCAGAAAACGACCCTCAgactttaatttttatatttttaaaaaaggttCTTCTCTACGTTGAAAGCTCCACATTAACAACACACATTAGCGTTTTCATTAACCTTTACTTGACAATATCCTCCTTTAATAAAAATTCAGCTTTAGAAACAGAGAAAAAGCAACCCCCAACAATGGcaatctctctcccttcttttgaAGCTCTCTCTTTCATGCTTCTCTTCTTCCACACCTCCTGTACTACAGCTCAAACAACACCCACCAATGTTACGGATTTTTCATGCCCATCCGAATCCATTGGCTCATGTGACACTTATGTCGTATACCGTGCCCAGCTGCCAGAGTTCTTGGATCTCGGGCATGTTTCTGATCTGTTCGGGGTCAGTCAACTGTCGATAACGAGAGCTAGTAATCTGGTCTCCGAAGAAGTTAAGCTTATTCCTGACCAGCTCTTACTAGTTCCGATATCATGTGGTTGCACTGGAAATCAGTCCTTTGCCAACatcacttatcagatcaagagcGGCGACAGCTTCTACCTTGTTTCAATCCATGCGTTTGAGAACCTCACCGATTATCATGTGGTGGAAGCTGTGAATCCGACGCTGAATCCTAACGAGTTGCAGGTTGGCGACGAAGTGGTATTTCCAATATACTGTAAGTGTCCCACAAAAACCCAACTGGAGAAAGGCCTGAAATTCCTCATTACTTACGTATGGCAAGCAGGCGATGAGGTTTTGGAATTGAGTGATAAGCTAAAAGCATTGGTTGCTGATGTTGAAGCCGAAAATAACTACCGGAATTTCAGTGCTGCTGTGTATCTTCCGGTGCTGGTTCCGGTTTCAGAACTACCGATCCTATCTCAACCTCCTTATATCGCTCCGGTTGTTCAAAAGAAGCACGAGTCCACATCCCACCGAGACCTAGTGATTATTATCTGCGCTGTGGGAGCTCTTTCGATTTTATGGTCTTTGTTGGGCTTTATTTACTGGAAATGCTGCCGAACGAAGGCTGTCGATCTCAAGGAGTCCCAATTAGTCGATCTCAAGGAATCCCGATTAGAGACGATCAATCTGATTCAGTTGAAGAAAGGTAGCAAAGATGAAGTTTCAAGTCCTAGGACAGGACAGGATAAGCTACTATCTGGAGTTTCTGTCTATTTAGGCAAGCTGACCATCTACGAGACTAAAACGATCATGGAAGCAACAATGAATCTCAATGAGAGGTACAGGATCGGGGGATCGGTCTATCGGGCATCAATCAAAGGGGAGTTCTTTGCTGTAAAGCAGGCCAAAGAAAATTTTAGAGAGGAGTTGAAGATATTGCAGAAAGTAAACCATGCGAATCTTGTGAAGCTGACGGGTGTTTCAACTGAGACGGACGGGACCTGCTTCTTGGTTTATGAATTTGCTGAAAATGGGTCGTTGGATAAATGGTTGTACCCAAAATCTTTGCCTTCCTCAAGTTCAAGCTCTTCAAGTTTCCTTTCTTGGCGACAGAGATTGAATATAGCATTGGATGTTGCAAATGGACTTCAATACATGCACGAACATACAAGACCGAGCGTTGTTCACAGGGACATCAGGACTAGCAATATCCTCCTCAACTCTCGATTCAAGGCCAAGATCGCAAATTTTTCCATGGCCAGACCCTCCGCAGATGCTATGATGCTGAAAGTAGATGTTTATTCCTTTGGAATTTTCTTGTTAGAGTTGCTTTCAGGGAGGAAAGCCATGGAAACAAGGGAAGATGGTGAGATAGTGATGTCGTGGAGGGAAATACGGGTGATATTAGAATGcggagagaagaaagaggataGGTTACAGAAATGGATGGACCCGAGCTTGGAGAGATTTTATCCAATCGATGGTGCACTGAGCTTGGCTGCCACAGCAAGGTCTTGCACATTGGATAAGCCATCCGCAAGGCCGAGTATGGGAGAGATTGTTTTTGGTCTTTCAGTTCTCACTCAGTCGATCACAGAGGCATTCAAAAGTTCTTGGATGTCTGGCCAAGAAGTGGAGGAAAGCATTGAAATCATCAGCCCAATCAAAGCCCGCTGATTTTGTGGAGCGGTATGGAGAGATCGACTGTTGCAGTTCTCATGCTCATAATGGGTGGAAGCAACCTATGTTTATGACTTAAATATATGAACTTGATGTGGGTAACCTGAAAATGATTAGCTGCAACGACAATGAATCTCAGAGCTCTTGGTGGTGGCGTTCTACCAATGAATGCAAATCAATGTCTGTGATCAATGATGGAACAAGCAAAAGTTTCATCTTTCCTTCACCAGG contains:
- the LOC131229860 gene encoding serine/threonine receptor-like kinase NFP isoform X1, producing the protein MQVNAWHLLEGGQNKENHFDRSPENDPQTLIFIFLKKVLLYVESSTLTTHISVFINLYLTISSFNKNSALETEKKQPPTMAISLPSFEALSFMLLFFHTSCTTAQTTPTNVTDFSCPSESIGSCDTYVVYRAQLPEFLDLGHVSDLFGVSQLSITRASNLVSEEVKLIPDQLLLVPISCGCTGNQSFANITYQIKSGDSFYLVSIHAFENLTDYHVVEAVNPTLNPNELQVGDEVVFPIYCKCPTKTQLEKGLKFLITYVWQAGDEVLELSDKLKALVADVEAENNYRNFSAAVYLPVLVPVSELPILSQPPYIAPVVQKKHESTSHRDLVIIICAVGALSILWSLLGFIYWKCCRTKAVDLKESQLVDLKESRLETINLIQLKKGSKDEVSSPRTGQDKLLSGVSVYLGKLTIYETKTIMEATMNLNERYRIGGSVYRASIKGEFFAVKQAKENFREELKILQKVNHANLVKLTGVSTETDGTCFLVYEFAENGSLDKWLYPKSLPSSSSSSSSFLSWRQRLNIALDVANGLQYMHEHTRPSVVHRDIRTSNILLNSRFKAKIANFSMARPSADAMMLKVDVYSFGIFLLELLSGRKAMETREDGEIVMSWREIRVILECGEKKEDRLQKWMDPSLERFYPIDGALSLAATARSCTLDKPSARPSMGEIVFGLSVLTQSITEAFKSSWMSGQEVEESIEIISPIKAR